The proteins below come from a single Triticum aestivum cultivar Chinese Spring chromosome 5D, IWGSC CS RefSeq v2.1, whole genome shotgun sequence genomic window:
- the LOC123124541 gene encoding exocyst complex component EXO70A1, which translates to MAAELPETMDALAQRVSALRASLQSSQGNTEGMVAILGSFDQRLSELEATIHPIQVRAHATQMAHENIDKAIKVADDILAQIVIVREAEATILRGPHVDLEGYLKAVGHLKDAVGFFSSRENFTSKERFLNDVNVLLSKSSLMVEEEFKWLMTTYSKPIEGDLILGSPPKLRWASDGDAEADGRNSAHSEHPSKDLETAICGTPALIPSRILPLLHSIAQKLVQDGNQQSCYKIYRDARRSALEPSLRKLGVEKLSKDDVERMQSDALEAKIGKWTKYLQITVKLLAGERKICDEVFEGISFNKDQCFTELARTGVAVAKTLLSFGDAVAKSKRSSEKLFVLLDMYEVMHEVRSEVEVIFQDSFCSEMREAALGLMKLLAQTAHEMFVDFEELVEKDTSKTNVHDGTVHPLTIRVINHVKFLFDYQSTLKLLFQEFETGSDTESQLAVVLTKIMQALQNNLDGKSNQYKDPALMSIFLANNIHYMVSSVRRSEAKHILGDDWIQIHRRIVQQHAKQYKMVAWGKAVQTLSIQVASSSGTSASSDLSSSGVSRAMIKERLKSFNMQFEELRAKQSLWTIPDQELRETLRLSIAEVLLPAYMSFVKRFGNLVENEKKPRKYLKYQPDELDQLLGQFFEGQQSVEQKK; encoded by the exons ATGGCGGCGGAGCTTCCGGAGACGATGGACGCGCTGGCGCAGCGGGTGAGCGCGCTGCGGGCCTCGCTGCAGAGCAGCCAAGGGAACACGGAGGGCATGGTCGCCATCCTCGGCTCCTTCGACCAGCGCCTCTCCGAGCTCGAGGCCACCATACACCCCATCCAG GTGAGGGCGCACGCGACCCAGATGGCGCATGAGAACATCGACAAGGCGATCAAGGTCGCCGATGACATCCTCGCCCAGATCGTCATCGTCCGCGAG GCAGAAGCTACGATATTGAGGGGGCCCCATGTGGATCTGGAGGGCTACCTGAAAGCTGTGGGTCATCTGAAAGACGCTGTTGGTTTTTTCTCCTCGAGGGAGAACTTTACGAGTAAAGAACGATTTCTGAATGATGTAAACGTTCTCTTATCTAAGTCTTCACTGATGGTTGAGGAAGAATTCAAGTGGTTGATGACAACATACAG CAAACCTATTGAGGGTGATCTTATATTGGGTTCGCCTCCAAAGCTTCGATGGGCGTCAGATGGCGATGCTGAAGCAGATGGACGAAATTCTGCCCACTCCGAGCATCCATCCAAAGACTTGGAAACTGCCATTTGCGGGACTCCAGCACTGATCCCCTCTAGAATATTACCCCTTCTTCATAGTATAGCTCAGAAATTGGTTCAGGATGGAAACCAGCAGTCATGCTACAAAATTTACAG AGATGCTCGTCGTTCGGCATTAGAACCGAGTCTTCGGAAACTGGGAGTAGAAAAGCTTAGTAAAGATGATGTAGAAAGAATGCAATCGGATGCTTTAGAAGCTAAAATTGGAAAGTGGACCAAGTATTTGCAAATTACA GTGAAACTCCTTGCTGGAGAACGAAAAATTTGTGATGAGGTTTTTGAAGGTATCAGTTTCAACAAGGATCAGTGTTTCACTGAACTGGCAAGAACTGGAGTTGCTGTTGCTAAAACTCTTCTCAGCTTTGGAGATGCTGTTGCTAAAAGTAAAAGGTCTTCTGAAAAGTTGTTTGTACTGCTGGATATGTATGAAGTAATGCATGAAGTTAGATCCGAG GTTGAAGTTATTTTTCAAGACAGTTTTTGCTCGGAGATGCGTGAGGCTGCATTGGGCTTGATGAAGCTCTTGGCACAGACTGCCCACGAAATGTTTGTTGATTTTGAGGAATTAGTTGAGAAGGATACTTCGAAGACTAACGTCCATGACGGAACTGTCCATCCTTTGACTATCCGTGTGATCAATCATGTTAAATTCCTTTTTGA TTATCAGTCAACACTGAAGCTACTATTTCAAGAATTTGAAACTGGAAGTGATACTGAATCCCAACTTGCAGTTGTTTTGACAAAGATAATGCAAGCTCTTCAGAACAACTTAGATGGGAAATCTAACCAGTACAAGGATCCTGCgctgatgagcatatttcttgcgAACAACATTCACTACATGGTTAGTTCTGTTCGCAG ATCAGAAGCCAAGCATATACTTGGTGATGACTGGATTCAGATACATCGTAGGATTGTACAGCAACATGCCAAACAATACAAAATGGTTGCATGGGGAAAG GCTGTTCAGACGCTCTCCATTCAAGTTGCCAGCAGCAGTGGTACATCAGCATCGTCTGATCTTAGCAGCAGTGGAGTTTCAAGAGCTATGATCAAAGAAAG GTTGAAGTCTTTCAATATGCAATTTGAAGAGCTTCGTGCAAAGCAATCTCTATGGACCATACCTGATCAAGAACTGAGAGAAACTCTGAGGCTTTCTATAGCTGAAGTTCTCTTGCCAGCCTATATGTCCTTCGTTAAACGTTTTGG GAATCTTGTTGAAAATGAAAAGAAGCCTCGTAAATACTTGAAATACCAGCCAGATGAATTGGACCAGTTGCTGGGTCAGTTCTTTGAAGGACAACAATCTGTTGAACAGAAGAAGTAA